A section of the Bryobacteraceae bacterium genome encodes:
- a CDS encoding thiol:disulfide interchange protein, producing the protein MTNRKLLVSIQTAAALILVALCFIVADSLREKVVVVGDRAPAFTIVTDDGRQVSPSDFGGKVLVLNFWATWCPPCVDEMPSLDAMAKQLRPKGVVVLGISVDRNANAYERFLRQMRVSFLTARDPEAKISSSYGTFKYPETYVIDSRGRVRQKHIGPRDWMDPELLQSIEALL; encoded by the coding sequence ATGACAAACCGCAAACTGCTGGTGTCGATCCAGACCGCGGCGGCGCTCATTCTGGTGGCGCTCTGCTTCATCGTGGCGGACTCGCTGCGGGAAAAGGTGGTCGTCGTGGGAGACCGCGCGCCCGCCTTCACGATCGTCACCGATGACGGCCGCCAGGTCTCTCCATCCGATTTCGGCGGCAAGGTACTGGTGCTGAACTTCTGGGCCACGTGGTGCCCGCCGTGTGTCGACGAGATGCCTTCCCTCGATGCCATGGCGAAGCAGTTGAGGCCGAAGGGCGTGGTTGTGCTTGGCATCAGCGTGGACAGGAATGCGAATGCTTACGAACGCTTCCTGCGCCAGATGCGTGTGAGTTTTCTTACGGCGCGGGATCCGGAAGCGAAGATCAGCTCGAGCTACGGGACGTTCAAGTACCCTGAAACATATGTGATCGACAGCCGCGGCCGCGTCCGCCAGAAGCACATCGGGCCGCGGGACTGGATGGACCCGGAGCTGCTTCAGTCCATCGAAGCGCTGCTGTAG
- a CDS encoding hypothetical protein (possible pseudo, frameshifted) encodes MLLTRRVEFSASHVCRRPDWSESENRALFGDEAHPRGHGHNFVLEVTLEGQPDPVTGMVVDLKQVKAVLEKEVIGPMDHRHLNEEVPPFDRVVPTPENLAVEIWRRLEPHFHGSAARLKAVRLYESEDFFVEYEGR; translated from the coding sequence ATGCTGCTGACGCGCCGGGTGGAGTTTTCCGCCTCTCATGTGTGCCGCCGTCCGGACTGGTCCGAGTCGGAAAACCGGGCGCTGTTCGGCGACGAGGCCCACCCACGTGGGCACGGCCACAACTTCGTGCTCGAGGTGACGCTGGAGGGCCAGCCGGACCCGGTGACAGGCATGGTGGTGGATTTGAAGCAGGTAAAGGCGGTCCTCGAAAAAGAGGTCATCGGCCCGATGGATCACCGCCACCTGAACGAAGAGGTGCCGCCGTTTGACCGCGTGGTGCCCACGCCGGAAAACCTCGCCGTCGAAATCTGGCGCCGGCTCGAACCACACTTTCACGGCAGCGCCGCCCGCCTGAAGGCAGTGCGGCTGTATGAAAGCGAGGATTTCTTCGTCGAATATGAAGGCCGTTGA
- a CDS encoding hypothetical protein (possible pseudo, frameshifted) encodes MKAVDPGLPLVRVGRRYRFSASHRLHAPQLAAERNREVYGKCNNPYGHGHDYVMDVVLSGRLDPARGRLLPLEMLDGFVRRVWLAQVDRRNLNVDLPEFAALVPTTENLALVAARRLKQAWPHWFAGWPAELEKVSIRETRNNIFEVSASEAEARGSESHEIVVESRRQGA; translated from the coding sequence ATGAAGGCCGTTGATCCGGGGCTGCCACTCGTCCGCGTGGGCCGGCGTTACCGATTCTCGGCCTCGCACCGCCTCCACGCGCCGCAGCTTGCAGCCGAGCGCAACCGCGAGGTCTACGGGAAGTGCAACAACCCGTACGGCCACGGACATGACTACGTGATGGACGTCGTTCTCTCCGGCCGGCTCGACCCTGCCCGGGGGCGGCTCCTGCCGCTTGAAATGCTCGACGGGTTCGTGCGCCGGGTGTGGCTTGCGCAGGTGGACCGGCGCAACCTGAACGTGGATCTTCCCGAATTCGCCGCGCTGGTACCGACCACGGAGAACCTCGCGCTGGTGGCGGCGCGGCGCCTGAAGCAGGCCTGGCCGCACTGGTTTGCGGGCTGGCCCGCGGAGCTGGAGAAGGTAAGCATCCGGGAGACGCGCAACAACATCTTTGAAGTGTCCGCTTCGGAAGCCGAAGCCCGGGGATCAGAAAGCCATGAAATCGTCGTCGAAAGCCGTCGTCAAGGTGCTTGA
- the folE gene encoding GTP cyclohydrolase 1, producing the protein MKSSSKAVVKVLEHKREEGAIAAHVREILRELGEDPKREGLLATPSRAEKALRFLTSGYTADIHKIVNGAIFNERCDEMVVVKDIEFFSLCEHHLLPFYGRAHVAYIPKNKIIGLSKIPRIVDVFARRLQVQERMTQQIAACLQEVLDPLGVAVITEARHFCMMMRGVEKQHSSTTSSAMLGEFRRRKETRDEFLSHVRHQGLAGW; encoded by the coding sequence ATGAAATCGTCGTCGAAAGCCGTCGTCAAGGTGCTTGAGCACAAGCGGGAAGAAGGCGCCATCGCCGCCCACGTGCGGGAAATTCTGCGCGAGCTGGGCGAAGACCCGAAACGCGAAGGCCTTCTCGCCACGCCCTCTCGCGCCGAGAAGGCGCTGCGGTTCCTCACCAGCGGTTACACGGCCGATATCCACAAGATCGTCAACGGCGCCATCTTCAACGAGCGCTGCGACGAGATGGTGGTCGTCAAGGACATCGAGTTCTTCTCCCTCTGCGAGCACCACCTGCTGCCGTTCTACGGGCGGGCGCATGTGGCCTACATCCCGAAGAACAAGATCATCGGGCTGAGCAAGATCCCGCGCATCGTCGACGTTTTCGCCCGCCGGCTTCAGGTGCAGGAGCGCATGACGCAGCAGATCGCCGCCTGCCTGCAGGAGGTGCTGGATCCGCTGGGCGTGGCCGTGATTACCGAAGCGCGCCACTTCTGCATGATGATGCGCGGCGTCGAGAAACAGCACTCCTCGACCACTTCCTCGGCCATGCTCGGCGAGTTCCGCCGCCGCAAGGAGACCCGCGACGAGTTCCTCTCCCACGTGCGTCATCAGGGCTTGGCCGGCTGGTAG
- a CDS encoding thioredoxin family protein: protein MTTLAAFAAALALLGAPGKVDVIKATDLQGKPVEIQTAGKITAVIFISTQCPISNDYNERMKALYNEFHGKGVQFVFLNANSTESSAEVAEHARKHAFPFTVYKDVNNVEADRFSAEFTPHVFVIGKNSEVIYRGAIDDSRPADKVTKTYLKDVLNAAVEGKPLPVAETKAFGCTIKRVKKST from the coding sequence ATGACGACTTTGGCCGCATTCGCAGCCGCCCTGGCGCTTCTGGGAGCGCCGGGCAAAGTGGATGTCATCAAAGCGACGGATCTTCAGGGCAAACCCGTCGAGATTCAGACTGCCGGCAAGATCACCGCGGTCATCTTCATCTCCACGCAGTGCCCGATCTCGAACGATTACAACGAGCGCATGAAGGCGCTCTACAACGAGTTTCATGGCAAGGGCGTGCAGTTCGTCTTCCTCAACGCGAACTCGACCGAGTCCTCGGCCGAGGTCGCCGAACACGCCCGCAAGCACGCGTTCCCGTTCACGGTGTACAAGGACGTCAACAATGTCGAGGCGGACCGCTTCAGCGCCGAGTTCACACCGCATGTGTTCGTCATTGGAAAGAACTCGGAGGTCATCTATCGCGGCGCCATTGACGACTCGCGTCCCGCCGACAAGGTGACGAAGACATACCTCAAGGACGTGCTCAATGCCGCTGTGGAAGGCAAACCGTTGCCGGTCGCCGAGACCAAGGCATTCGGTTGCACCATCAAAAGGGTGAAGAAGTCCACGTGA
- a CDS encoding thioredoxin, whose protein sequence is MKQSIAILILLAAGLVHAADLQPISEAGYQRLLASAKGKVLVVNFWATWCAPCRKEMPELVALAAKYRAKGMQFAAIAIDEESDAATVAEFVAKTKIPQPAYIKRFQDDQKFISMVDPRWSGGLPFTVVYDRSGRKAHVFPGEVNIRELEQVIQKLL, encoded by the coding sequence GTGAAACAGTCCATCGCCATTTTGATTCTGCTTGCAGCCGGCCTCGTCCACGCAGCGGATCTCCAGCCGATCAGCGAGGCCGGCTACCAGCGCCTGCTTGCCTCGGCGAAGGGCAAGGTGTTGGTGGTCAACTTCTGGGCCACCTGGTGCGCCCCGTGCCGGAAGGAGATGCCGGAACTGGTCGCGCTGGCGGCGAAGTACCGCGCCAAAGGGATGCAATTTGCCGCCATCGCCATTGACGAAGAGAGCGACGCGGCCACCGTGGCCGAGTTCGTCGCGAAGACGAAGATCCCTCAGCCCGCCTACATCAAACGCTTCCAGGACGACCAGAAATTCATCTCCATGGTCGACCCCCGATGGTCCGGCGGACTGCCGTTCACCGTCGTTTATGATCGCAGCGGGCGGAAAGCGCACGTCTTCCCGGGCGAGGTGAACATCCGCGAGCTGGAACAGGTAATCCAGAAGCTGCTCTGA
- the lysA gene encoding diaminopimelate decarboxylase: MNAAFDYRHGVLHCEGVDLRDIASQAGTPCYVYSSAALLNGWRAFEQDLAGLPHLVCFAVKANGNLAVLRLLAEAGAGFDIVSGGELYRVLRAGADPARVVFSGVGKTRHEIEAALEAGIHSFNCESEEELRLLSALASRSGRTARAAIRVNPDIDAATHPYISTGLRRHKFGIPMEEAEELYLRAAALPGIALEGASCHIGSQLLDIAPLMAAADRMADFVQLLRKKGIAVKFLDLGGGLGVPYRREDPAPDVASYLRHVRRVAEELRLELLLEPGRFIAGPAGVLLTTLLYRKKSGGKEFLIVDASMTDLIRPALYEAHHEIVPVRRQGRPCITADIVGPVCESSDFLAEEREIEAPLPGDCLAVITAGAYGFVMASNYNARPRPCEVLVEGGTWRVVRRRETHEDLIRGEEG; encoded by the coding sequence ATGAACGCAGCGTTTGACTACCGCCACGGCGTGCTGCATTGCGAGGGCGTGGATCTGAGGGACATCGCCTCGCAGGCGGGAACGCCGTGCTACGTGTATTCGTCGGCCGCGTTGCTGAACGGCTGGCGCGCATTCGAACAGGATCTCGCCGGGCTGCCGCACCTGGTCTGCTTTGCGGTGAAGGCCAACGGCAACCTCGCCGTGCTCCGGCTGCTGGCGGAGGCGGGCGCGGGCTTCGACATCGTCAGCGGCGGCGAGCTCTACCGCGTGTTGCGCGCCGGGGCGGATCCTGCCAGGGTGGTCTTTTCCGGCGTCGGCAAAACGCGCCACGAGATCGAAGCGGCGCTTGAGGCCGGCATCCACTCCTTCAACTGCGAAAGCGAGGAAGAACTTCGTCTGCTCAGCGCACTGGCGTCACGGTCGGGCCGCACGGCCCGCGCGGCCATCCGCGTCAACCCGGACATTGACGCCGCCACGCACCCTTACATCTCCACCGGGCTGCGGCGGCACAAGTTCGGCATCCCGATGGAGGAGGCCGAAGAGCTCTACCTGCGGGCGGCGGCGTTGCCGGGCATTGCGCTCGAAGGCGCCAGTTGCCACATCGGCTCGCAACTGCTCGACATTGCGCCGCTGATGGCAGCCGCCGACCGCATGGCCGACTTCGTGCAGCTGCTCAGGAAGAAGGGTATTGCCGTGAAGTTCCTGGATCTCGGGGGCGGGCTCGGCGTTCCGTATCGCAGGGAAGATCCAGCGCCGGACGTCGCCAGTTATCTGCGGCACGTGCGCCGGGTGGCCGAGGAGCTTCGCCTGGAACTGCTGCTCGAACCCGGCCGCTTCATCGCCGGCCCTGCCGGCGTGCTGCTGACGACCCTGCTGTACCGGAAGAAGAGCGGCGGCAAGGAATTTCTCATCGTGGACGCTTCAATGACGGACCTGATCCGGCCGGCTTTATACGAGGCGCACCACGAGATCGTGCCGGTGCGGCGGCAGGGGCGGCCCTGCATCACCGCCGACATTGTCGGGCCGGTCTGCGAAAGCAGCGATTTTCTCGCCGAGGAACGCGAAATTGAAGCGCCGCTGCCGGGCGATTGTCTGGCGGTCATAACGGCGGGCGCCTATGGGTTCGTCATGGCGTCCAACTACAACGCGAGGCCGCGTCCCTGCGAAGTGCTCGTTGAAGGCGGCACATGGAGAGTCGTCCGCCGGAGAGAGACCCATGAGGACCTGATCCGGGGCGAAGAGGGCTGA
- the deoC gene encoding deoxyribose-phosphate aldolase → MDSAELEKIAAEIADEILAGVCGEGVAAEGEVCPGCVQRCVQMCAAKTRAIVAAGADRVSAGERLTKVDPSLAALIDHTILKPEATRDDVIRVCREARRYGFASVCVNPYWVPLVARELRGSAVKVCTVVGFPLGATSTAAKVCEAELALRDGAQEVDMVMNIGALKSGDYAVVESDIRLVAETCHRHGAILKVILETALLDDTEKAVACALAKLAGADFVKTSTGFSKGGATAADVALMRRVVGPQMGVKASGGIRTLEDLKAMTAAGATRIGASASVRIVEAASR, encoded by the coding sequence GTGGACTCCGCAGAACTCGAAAAAATAGCGGCGGAAATTGCGGACGAAATTCTGGCCGGCGTCTGTGGCGAAGGCGTGGCCGCCGAGGGCGAAGTCTGTCCGGGGTGCGTGCAGCGGTGCGTCCAGATGTGCGCTGCCAAGACGCGGGCCATTGTCGCCGCCGGCGCGGACCGCGTGTCGGCAGGCGAACGGCTGACGAAAGTGGATCCGTCGCTGGCGGCGCTGATCGACCACACGATTCTGAAGCCGGAGGCGACGCGGGACGATGTCATCCGCGTCTGCCGCGAGGCGCGCCGCTACGGCTTTGCCAGCGTGTGCGTGAATCCGTACTGGGTGCCGCTGGTGGCGCGGGAGCTGCGAGGATCGGCAGTGAAGGTCTGCACCGTGGTCGGCTTTCCGCTGGGCGCAACTTCCACTGCCGCCAAGGTCTGCGAAGCCGAGCTGGCGCTGCGGGACGGCGCGCAGGAAGTCGACATGGTGATGAATATTGGCGCGCTGAAGAGCGGCGACTACGCCGTGGTCGAATCTGACATCCGTCTGGTGGCGGAGACCTGCCACCGGCACGGGGCGATTCTCAAGGTGATTCTGGAAACGGCGCTGCTCGATGACACCGAAAAGGCCGTAGCCTGCGCGCTGGCGAAGCTGGCCGGCGCGGACTTCGTGAAGACCTCCACGGGCTTCTCGAAAGGAGGGGCGACGGCCGCCGACGTGGCGCTGATGCGCCGGGTGGTGGGCCCGCAGATGGGCGTCAAGGCGTCCGGCGGCATCCGCACGCTCGAAGACCTGAAGGCGATGACCGCGGCCGGCGCCACGCGCATCGGCGCCAGCGCCAGCGTCCGGATCGTGGAGGCGGCCTCCCGCTGA
- a CDS encoding hypothetical protein (possible pseudo, frameshifted), which yields MRRTAECPSCGAPVQFAWSGAVQTACPYCHSILVRHDVNLEKVGITADLPPDASPIQLFTEGVFDNRRFTVIGRIRYEWEQGGWNEWHLLFQDQTSGWLSDAQAEYAISFLVAPPAPLPPPDQLAPGQLLQISGAPFYVTHLTRVRYVGFEGELPFTTADRSEFLTADLRTFDARFATIDYSEQPPLLFAGRFVEFDELRLANLREFEGW from the coding sequence GTGAGGCGCACAGCGGAGTGCCCGTCTTGCGGGGCGCCGGTCCAGTTTGCCTGGTCCGGCGCGGTCCAGACGGCCTGCCCGTACTGTCACTCGATCCTTGTGCGGCATGACGTGAATCTGGAAAAGGTAGGCATCACCGCGGATCTGCCTCCCGATGCCAGTCCTATCCAGCTCTTCACCGAGGGCGTCTTCGACAACCGGCGGTTCACCGTCATCGGCCGGATCCGCTACGAGTGGGAACAGGGCGGATGGAACGAATGGCACCTTCTGTTTCAGGACCAGACGAGCGGGTGGCTGAGCGACGCGCAGGCCGAGTACGCCATCAGCTTCCTCGTGGCTCCGCCCGCGCCGCTGCCCCCGCCGGACCAGTTGGCGCCGGGCCAGCTCCTTCAGATCTCCGGCGCGCCGTTCTATGTCACGCACCTCACGCGCGTCCGCTATGTAGGCTTCGAGGGCGAGTTGCCCTTTACCACCGCTGACCGCTCCGAGTTCCTCACCGCCGACCTGCGCACCTTCGACGCGCGCTTCGCCACCATTGATTACTCCGAGCAGCCGCCATTGCTGTTCGCCGGGCGATTCGTGGAGTTCGACGAACTGCGGCTGGCCAACCTCCGGGAGTTCGAAGGATGGTGA
- the speE1 gene encoding polyamine aminopropyltransferase 1 — protein MAFALFLSVFLIAACGLVYELIAGALASYLLGDSVLQFSTVIGTYLFAMGAGSWLSRYLTRALVARFITIELMVGLVGGFSSTMLFLAFAHASGFRFLLYGVVLVIGVLVGLEIPLLMRILRERYQLRELVANVLTFDYLGALGASLLFPLFLVPRLGLVRGAMLFGLINALVALWSTWLFRPHLPQPLLQRAAAVSVVAVLGAGLALGQQITDTADAALYADDVILARTTPYQRIVVTRWKDDYRLYLNGHLQFSSRDEYRYHEALVHPGLASLALPRRVLVLGGGDGLAAREILRYPSVESVTLVDLDPEMTRLFSTHPLLVQLNQGSLRDRRVRIINADAFPWLEANGEPFDFIAVDFPDPNNYSLGKLYTTAFYRLLKRALAAGGAAAVQSTSPMFARQSFWCIHETMKSAGFRTYPYHAYVPSFGEWGYVLATHGAWQPPARLPAGLRFLTARNVASLFEFPPDLAPVPAEPNRLFDQVLVRYYDREWREIVR, from the coding sequence ATGGCGTTCGCCCTGTTCCTTTCGGTGTTCCTGATTGCCGCCTGCGGGCTCGTCTATGAGCTCATCGCCGGGGCTCTGGCCAGTTACCTGCTTGGCGACAGCGTGCTTCAGTTCTCCACCGTCATCGGAACGTACCTGTTCGCGATGGGCGCGGGCTCGTGGCTGTCGCGATATCTGACGCGCGCGCTGGTGGCCCGGTTCATCACCATCGAGCTGATGGTCGGGCTGGTGGGCGGCTTCTCGTCCACAATGCTGTTTCTCGCTTTCGCTCACGCGAGCGGCTTCCGCTTCCTGCTGTATGGCGTGGTGCTGGTCATCGGCGTTCTGGTGGGGCTCGAGATCCCACTGCTGATGCGAATCCTGCGCGAACGCTATCAGCTCCGCGAGCTGGTGGCGAACGTGCTCACCTTCGACTATCTGGGCGCCCTCGGCGCATCGCTCCTGTTCCCGCTGTTTCTGGTGCCGCGGCTTGGCCTGGTGCGGGGCGCGATGCTGTTCGGGCTGATCAACGCGCTGGTGGCGCTGTGGTCCACCTGGCTGTTCCGGCCGCATCTGCCGCAGCCGCTCCTGCAGCGCGCCGCGGCCGTGTCCGTGGTCGCCGTGCTGGGCGCGGGGCTGGCGCTTGGCCAACAGATCACCGACACGGCCGACGCTGCGCTCTATGCCGACGACGTGATTCTCGCCCGCACCACGCCCTATCAACGCATCGTGGTCACGCGCTGGAAGGACGATTACCGGCTTTACCTGAACGGGCACCTGCAATTCTCCTCGCGCGACGAATACCGCTATCACGAAGCGCTGGTCCACCCCGGCCTGGCCTCGCTGGCCCTGCCCCGCCGCGTGCTGGTGCTCGGCGGCGGCGACGGACTGGCCGCGCGCGAAATCCTCCGCTATCCGTCGGTCGAGTCAGTCACGCTCGTCGACCTCGACCCGGAAATGACGCGACTGTTTTCGACGCACCCGCTGCTCGTGCAGCTCAACCAGGGCTCGCTCCGCGACCGCCGCGTGCGCATCATCAACGCCGACGCGTTCCCCTGGCTGGAGGCCAACGGCGAACCGTTCGACTTCATTGCCGTCGACTTCCCCGACCCGAACAATTACTCGCTGGGCAAGCTTTACACGACAGCCTTCTACCGGCTGCTGAAACGCGCCCTCGCCGCCGGCGGCGCCGCCGCCGTGCAGTCCACGTCGCCCATGTTCGCGCGCCAGTCCTTCTGGTGCATCCACGAGACGATGAAGTCGGCCGGGTTCCGCACGTATCCGTATCATGCCTACGTCCCGTCTTTCGGCGAATGGGGCTACGTGCTCGCCACGCATGGCGCCTGGCAGCCGCCGGCGCGGCTGCCTGCGGGGCTGCGCTTCCTCACCGCGCGGAACGTTGCGTCTCTGTTCGAGTTCCCGCCGGATCTGGCGCCCGTCCCCGCCGAGCCGAACCGCCTGTTCGACCAGGTGCTGGTCCGCTACTACGACCGCGAATGGCGCGAAATCGTACGATGA
- a CDS encoding amino oxidase has product MNGANRREFAFSILGLLPKSEPRIEGGFVFESDSEGPDLGHRLRDHAAFPAPRRTARIETIIVGGGVAGLSAAWHLHRRGFRDFLVLEMEKQSGGNARWGRNDVSAFPWAAHYLPVPDPRQTLTRELCRELGLLEGDEWNERHLCHEPRERLFIHGRWQEGIEPAVGLGAEDLRQFARFQAIIGELRQTGAFRIPMEEGLERTTPAIGRLDQLSFDQWLDDHGFSSGYLRWYLDYCTRDDYGTRLEAISAWAGLHYFAAREPRELGPLTWPEGNGWIVQRLLDRLSPFVRTGAMARRIQRHGTRWEVIAGDTRYEARFVIFAAPTWLASWIVDPPPPRWPFEYAPWVVANLTLDRWPQNRGLEFAWDNVFYGSPSLGYVVATHQNVRIHQPQTVWTWYMALASGRAADQRRLLLGGDFAWWRDTVLADLERAHPDIRHCVRRIDIFRIGHAMPRPAPGAIFHPERRRRARPAGTLVYANSDLSALSLFEEALYCGVRAADHVLRLAARAGA; this is encoded by the coding sequence ATGAACGGCGCGAACCGGCGCGAATTCGCCTTCTCGATCCTCGGGCTGCTGCCGAAATCCGAGCCGCGCATCGAGGGCGGCTTCGTTTTTGAGTCCGACAGCGAGGGCCCCGATCTCGGACACCGCCTGCGGGACCACGCGGCCTTCCCTGCCCCGCGCCGCACGGCGCGAATCGAAACCATCATCGTGGGCGGCGGTGTGGCGGGCCTGTCGGCCGCCTGGCATCTGCACCGCCGCGGGTTCCGCGATTTTCTCGTGCTGGAGATGGAAAAACAGTCCGGCGGCAATGCCCGCTGGGGCCGGAACGACGTCTCCGCCTTCCCGTGGGCCGCGCACTACCTGCCCGTGCCGGATCCGCGCCAGACGCTGACGCGCGAGCTCTGCCGCGAACTCGGACTGCTCGAGGGCGACGAATGGAACGAGCGCCACCTGTGCCACGAGCCCCGTGAGCGGCTCTTCATTCACGGCCGCTGGCAGGAGGGCATCGAGCCCGCCGTCGGACTGGGCGCGGAAGACCTGCGCCAGTTCGCGCGCTTCCAGGCCATCATCGGCGAACTGCGGCAGACAGGAGCCTTCCGCATCCCCATGGAAGAGGGGCTTGAGCGCACGACGCCCGCCATCGGCCGGCTCGACCAGCTCAGCTTCGACCAGTGGCTGGACGATCACGGCTTCTCTTCCGGCTACCTGCGCTGGTATCTCGACTACTGCACGCGCGACGACTACGGCACCCGGCTGGAGGCGATCTCCGCCTGGGCCGGCCTGCACTACTTCGCCGCGCGCGAGCCCCGCGAACTCGGACCGCTCACCTGGCCTGAGGGCAACGGCTGGATTGTGCAGCGGCTGCTCGACAGGCTCTCCCCATTTGTCCGCACCGGCGCCATGGCGCGGCGCATCCAGCGCCATGGGACACGGTGGGAGGTGATCGCCGGCGACACGCGCTACGAGGCGCGCTTCGTCATCTTCGCCGCGCCCACCTGGCTGGCCTCGTGGATCGTGGATCCGCCGCCGCCCCGCTGGCCGTTCGAGTATGCGCCCTGGGTGGTGGCCAATCTGACGCTCGACCGCTGGCCGCAGAACCGAGGGCTCGAATTCGCCTGGGACAACGTCTTCTACGGGTCACCCTCGCTCGGCTACGTGGTGGCCACGCACCAGAATGTGCGCATACACCAGCCGCAGACGGTCTGGACATGGTACATGGCGCTCGCCTCCGGCCGCGCGGCCGACCAGCGCCGGCTGCTGCTCGGCGGCGACTTCGCCTGGTGGCGCGACACCGTGCTCGCCGACCTCGAGCGCGCGCATCCCGACATCCGCCATTGCGTGCGGCGTATCGACATCTTCCGTATTGGACATGCCATGCCCCGGCCGGCGCCGGGCGCCATCTTCCACCCGGAGCGGCGCCGCCGCGCGCGTCCCGCCGGCACGCTTGTCTACGCCAACAGCGACCTGAGCGCGCTCTCGCTGTTCGAAGAGGCGCTCTATTGCGGCGTCCGCGCGGCGGACCACGTGCTTCGCCTGGCGGCCCGCGCGGGCGCCTGA
- the rlmH gene encoding ribosomal RNA large subunit methyltransferase H: MDSRARAGDTVGVKLWLLYVGRARDEHANALAAEYIKRSSRYMQCEMREIDPRRYDPFTRHPSGRHVLLDPQGRQPDSREFAALVEAAEREARDLVFVVGGHDGLPESWKPKAHLLLALSRLTMPHELARAVLAEQIYRALAMLRGHPYPR, translated from the coding sequence ATGGACTCAAGGGCGCGGGCGGGCGATACTGTGGGCGTGAAGCTGTGGCTGCTGTATGTGGGCCGGGCGCGCGACGAGCATGCCAACGCGCTTGCCGCGGAGTACATCAAACGCAGCTCGCGCTACATGCAATGCGAGATGCGCGAGATTGATCCGCGCCGCTACGACCCGTTCACGCGCCATCCCTCAGGCCGCCACGTCCTGCTGGACCCGCAAGGCCGCCAGCCGGACTCGCGCGAGTTCGCCGCGCTGGTGGAAGCGGCCGAACGCGAGGCGCGCGACCTCGTCTTCGTTGTCGGCGGCCATGACGGGCTTCCTGAAAGCTGGAAGCCGAAGGCGCACCTGCTGCTGGCGCTGTCGCGCCTGACCATGCCGCACGAACTGGCCCGCGCCGTGCTCGCCGAGCAGATCTACCGGGCGCTGGCGATGCTGCGCGGGCATCCCTATCCGCGCTGA
- the accD gene encoding acetyl-coenzyme A carboxylase carboxyl transferase subunit beta, whose product MDWFKAKKIEKAPGEQRHVRTEGLWVKCEGCRQIIWRKEIEENLHCCPKCGYHFRIDARTRLKYLLDPEPAWQEHDASLVSTDPLEFVDSKPYKERLAAMQQELGLRDAIISVTGKLAGRAVHVCALELKFIGGSMGAVVGEVIARAIERSLQTRDPLIIVSASGGARMQEGAVSLMQLGKISALLMRLDEERIPYISVLTDPTTGGVTASFAMLGDLNIAEPGALIGFAGPRVIEQTIRQKLPEGFQRSEFVMQHGFLDAVVRRGELRDFIARALDFLCGPLPS is encoded by the coding sequence ATGGATTGGTTTAAAGCGAAAAAGATCGAGAAAGCCCCGGGCGAACAACGCCACGTCCGCACCGAAGGCCTGTGGGTCAAGTGCGAAGGCTGCCGCCAGATCATCTGGCGCAAGGAAATTGAAGAAAACCTCCATTGCTGCCCGAAGTGCGGCTACCACTTCCGCATCGACGCGCGAACGCGCCTGAAGTACCTGCTCGATCCCGAACCGGCCTGGCAGGAACACGACGCCTCGCTGGTCTCCACCGATCCGCTGGAGTTCGTCGATTCGAAGCCTTACAAAGAGCGGCTCGCCGCCATGCAGCAGGAGCTCGGGCTGCGGGACGCCATCATTTCAGTCACCGGAAAGCTCGCCGGGCGCGCCGTGCATGTGTGCGCGCTGGAGCTGAAGTTCATTGGCGGTTCGATGGGCGCGGTGGTGGGCGAAGTGATCGCCCGCGCCATCGAGCGGTCCCTCCAGACGCGCGACCCGCTGATCATCGTCTCTGCCTCCGGCGGCGCTCGCATGCAGGAGGGCGCGGTGAGCCTGATGCAGCTCGGCAAGATCAGCGCCCTGCTGATGCGGCTCGACGAAGAACGCATTCCGTACATCAGCGTGCTCACGGATCCGACCACCGGCGGCGTGACCGCCAGCTTCGCCATGCTCGGCGATTTGAACATTGCTGAGCCGGGCGCACTGATCGGTTTCGCCGGCCCGCGCGTCATTGAACAGACCATCCGCCAGAAGCTGCCTGAGGGATTCCAGCGTTCGGAGTTCGTGATGCAGCACGGATTCCTAGACGCGGTGGTCAGGCGCGGCGAGCTGCGCGATTTCATCGCCCGCGCGCTCGACTTCCTGTGCGGTCCTCTCCCGTCATGA